A part of Osmerus mordax isolate fOsmMor3 chromosome 10, fOsmMor3.pri, whole genome shotgun sequence genomic DNA contains:
- the bsk146 gene encoding serine/threonine-protein kinase SBK1, whose translation MSLSPGVSRASMDILDELQLIAAQNLERLEVNKYYEVIRELGKGTYGKVDLVVHKIRGTKMALKFLKKKSTKLKSFLREYSISLYLSPCPFIINMFGIAFETDDYYVFAQEYALAGDLFDIIPPQVGLPEAIAKRCAHQVALALDYLHSKKLVHRDIKPENILIFDRECRKVRLSDFGMTRRAGSPVKRVSGTIPYTAPELCDASRHEGFSVDYSTDVWAFGVLLFCMLTGNFPWEKALPSDSFYQEFVRWQRRRAAPFPSQWRRFTEQALRLFRRLLSVEQERRCSVKEVFGHFSHTWMLDGDNGNGTSSSSSSGEEDEEVLVERMKQQTLSPPSPMSPLSPLSPVSVERGSAGVKGGLMEPGGGHHFVSVSTTSSLSSTNSYERMPRDNNSPGGRILVATPIEICV comes from the exons atGAGCTTGTCTCCGGGGGTGTCGCGAGCCTCCATGGACATCCTGGACGAGCTGCAGCTCATCGCTGCTCAGAACCTGGAGAGGTTAGAGGTCAACAAGTACTATGAGGTCATCAGGGAGCTGGGCAAGGGCACGTACGGCAAGGTGGACCTGGTGGTCCACAAGATCAGAG GCACGAAGATGGCCTTGAAGTTCCTAAAGAAGAAGAGCACCAAGCTGAAGTCGTTCCTGAGGGAGTACAGCATCTCCCTCtacctgtccccctgccccttcATCATCAACATGTTCGGCATCGCCTTCGAGACGGACGACTACTACGTGTTCGCCCAGGAGTACGCTCTGGCAGGGGACCTCTTCGACATCATCCCTCCACAG GTGGGTCTCCCGGAGGCGATAGCGAAGAGGTGTGCTCACCAGGTGGCGCTGGCCCTGGACTACCTCCACAGCAAGAAGCTGGTCCACCGAGACATCAAGCCGGAGAACATCCTGATCTTCGACAGGGAGTGTCGCAAGGTCCGGCTGTCTGACTTCGGCATGACGCGCCGCGCCGGCTCTCCCGTCAAACGG gtGAGCGGCACCATCCCCTACACGGCCCCGGAGCTGTGCGACGCGTCCCGCCACGAGGGCTTCAGCGTGGACTACAGCACGGACGTGTGGGCGTTCGGCGTGCTCCTCTTCTGCATGCTCACCGGCAACTTCCCCTGGGAGAAGGCCCTGCCCTCCGACTCCTTCTACCAGGAGTTTGTCCGCTGGCAGCGGCGGCGGGCGGCGCCGTTCCCCTCCCAGTGGCGGCGCTtcaccgagcaggcgctcaggctGTTCCGGAGGCTCCTGTCCGTGGAGCAGGAGCGCCGCTGCTCCGTCAAGGAGGTGTTCGGCCACTTCAGCCACACCTGGATGCTGGACGGGGACAACGGCAac gggacCAGCTCGTCGTCCTCgtcgggggaggaggacgaggaggtgcTGGTGGAGAGGATGAAGCAGCAGACTCTCTCGCCCCCGTCCCCCATGTcgcctctctcgcccctctcgcCCGTGTCGGTGGAGAGGGGTTCCGCGGGGGTGAAGGGAGGCCTGATGGAGCCCGGAGGAGGGCACCACTTTGTCTCCGTCTCCACCACCAGCTCCCTGTCGTCCACCAACAGCTACGAGCGCATGCCCCGAGACAACAACTCGCCTGGCGGACGCATTCTGGTGGCCACGCCCATCGAGATCTGTGTCTGA
- the LOC136950710 gene encoding zinc finger protein 665-like, whose protein sequence is METHQCETCGKSLSSSSSLKQHMKIHTGDKPYSCDLCGYSCTTNGSLKKHMYIHSGEKPYSCDLCDKTFSQSGHLTVHRRIHTGEKPYSCDLCDKTFIDSGQLTVHRRIHTGDKPYYCDLCGYSCATNSSLKSHIYIHSGEKPYSCDLCGKTFRQPGSLTIHSRIHTGEKPYSCDLCGYSCTTNGSLKSHIYIHSGEKPYSCDLCGKTFRKPGQLTVHSRIHTGEKPYSCPHCDYSGQTNGNLKSHLCIHNNKKLKKQ, encoded by the coding sequence atggagacacatcagtgtgaaacctgtgggaagagcctttcctcgtccagtagcctcaagcagcacatgaagatccacactggagacaagccctacagctgtgacctctgtggctaTAGTTGTACAACAAATGGCAGTCTGAAAAAACATATGTATATCCACTCTGGAGAAAAgccttacagctgtgacctctgtgataaaacctttagccagtcTGGCCACttgacagttcaccgcaggatccacactggagaaaagccttacagctgtgacctctgtgataaaacctttatcGATTCTGGCCAattgacagttcaccgcaggatccacactggagacaaGCCCTAttactgtgacctctgtggctaTAGTTGTGCAACAAACAGCAGTCTGAAAAGCCACATATATATCCACTCTGGAGAAAAgccttacagctgtgacctctgtggtaaaacctttagacaaccCGGCTCATTGAcaattcacagcaggatccacactggagagaagccttacagctgtgacctctgtggctaTAGTTGTACAACAAACGGCAGTCTGAAAAGCCACATATATATCCACTCCGGAGAAAAgccttacagctgtgacctctgtggtaaaacctttagaaaaCCTGGCCAATtgacagttcacagcaggatccacactggagagaagccctacagctgcccacactgtgACTATTCAGGTCAAACAAATGGCAATCTGAAGAGTCACCTGTGTATCcacaataataaaaaattaaaaaagcagtga